From Ostrinia nubilalis chromosome 25, ilOstNubi1.1, whole genome shotgun sequence, a single genomic window includes:
- the LOC135084190 gene encoding uncharacterized protein LOC135084190, with the protein MTHCAVKRLIKNAGMKKTSLFRQVWHMSAVFFSILSTGMLQYPTPQTLRTEDNNNTSLLGYYSIATVAGTVASSILMDQVGRRLTFILGTLPGILSCITIAFPDASRVNTIRATLNGLLSGFTVILGTVIISEYTSPKYRGVFLNLITASMNIGTTVGLILRPNYQILWTALFLKILSFGICMTWPESPYWLALKDHEENTTGDHNLIFIEGRKELKTTSKNALMKIRNNLTIGMVVNIIKKYSSKEFLRPITVVVFGIILMESSGKNWAPASWIESTKMLRTDYDMHQLNSSIIISFVSIVALFFVPILGHRTQLLITGCLSAATLLVTSVCVFLMNNNYVGVKNTWLSSLCILQLMFSNLGSTSIPLALIGEVFHMHFKAAGTLLSGVLISVSSLLVIKSTPYLLSVVHLEGVLIIFATIMIVSLLVMYVILPETKNKTLSEIENCFSNCSNENQRYDRELQFIVNREAKIPFL; encoded by the exons atgaCACATTGTGCAGTGAAACGACTGATAAAAAACGCCGGCATGAAGAAAACTTCGCTTTTTAGACAA GTGTGGCACATGTCAGCCGTATTCTTCAGTATCCTGAGCACGGGGATGCTGCAATATCCCACACCACAAACGTTACGCACAGAAGACAACAACAACACATCTCTATTAG GGTACTATAGTATAGCCACCGTAGCCGGCACTGTTGCTTCATCCATCTTGATGGACCAAGTGGGCAGAAGACTGACCTTCATCCTGGGAACATTGCCGGGGATCCTCAGCTGCATCACGATCGCCTTCCCAGATGCCTCCAGGGTCAACACCATAAGAGCCACACTGAATGGGCTGCTGTCAGGATTCACTGTTATCTTAG GGACAGTCATAATCAGCGAATACACATCACCGAAATACAGAGGAGTGTTCCTGAATCTCATAACAGCATCTATGAACATTGGAACCACGGTGGGTCTCATCTTGCGTCCAAATTACCAGATTTTGTGGACTGCTTTATTCCTGAAAATATTATCCTTTGGGATCTGTATGACTTGGCCAGAAAGCCCGTACTGGCTGGCGTTGAAAGATCATGAAGAAAATACGACAGGAGATCATAATTTGATCTTCATCGAGGGTAGAAAAGAGCTGAAGACAACTTCCAAGAACGCTTTGATGAAGATACGAAACAACTTAACTATTGGAATGGTAGTGAACATAATAAAGAAGTATTCCAGCAAAGAATTCCTAAGACCGATAACTGTAGTCGTTTTTGGGATAATCCTCATGGAATCATCAGGGAAGAATTGGGCACCAGCATCATGGATAGAATCGACGAAAATGTTAAGAACAGACTACGATATGCACCAATTGAATTCTAGCATTATAATCTCTTTCGTGTCAATAGTCGCATTGTTTTTTGTTCCCATTTTAGGACATAGAACTCAATTGTTGATTACAGGGTGCCTTTCCGCTGCTACTTTACTGGTAACTAGTGTATGtgtgtttttaatgaataacaATTATGTTGGCGTTAAAAACACATGGTTAAGTTCATTATGTATATTGCAGTTAATGTTTTCTAACTTAGGAAGCACATCGATCCCTTTAGCATTGATAGGGGAGGTTTTCCATATGCATTTTAAAGCAGCTGGGACTTTATTATCAGGGGTGTTAATATCTGTTTCTTCATTATTAGTAATAAAATCTACTCCATATTTATTATCAGTGGTACACTTGGAGGGAGTTTTAATAATATTCGCGACAATAATGATAGTTTCGCTTTTAGTGATGTACGTAATTTTACCTGAGACTAAAAATAAAACGTTGTCAGAGATAGAAAACTGTTTTAGCAATTGTTCTAATGAAAATCAAAGGTATGATCGAGAATTACAGTTTATCGTAAATAGAGAGGCTAAAATTCCTTTTTTATAA
- the LOC135084161 gene encoding facilitated trehalose transporter Tret1-like, giving the protein MVAPFVKQAWTVSGVLLNMLGQGMVLSYPSCLLPGLKDPSSSIKVDLGMASWLASSVGLSSLLGFFISSVLMEWYGRKLAHALVILPGTTGWIIIYFSKDITTLMIGRILGGITAGATVTLGAVVIGEFTSPEHRGMFLNLKTAAVCLGNTTMHILGHFFHWKTVALCGLVPHIVALCIVSTWPESPAWLASKKRYDESEKAFIWLRGSSQLQEHYQLVKSQKERLTTTNNSFKGKFSDFMHKLGRRDFLKPAFIIFLGAILLEACGRHTFPAYASTIINEISGSKQQSFLYTISIDLIVTASAMSSSVLVKMMKRRTLLFSTGISAILMLFSVCTYQYLVGRSVIPMEHTWIPLTMLVIYFILANLGCTPIPFVILGEIFPLAHRGAGVAASGVSMSIGLYVFLEVTPYLLASVGFHGTFAVFGGAMCVAMLGLYFILPETKDRTLQEIEDYLNYGKYRDEKTDPEDEEVRLKMMS; this is encoded by the exons ATGGTCGCTCCTTTTGTTaaacag GCATGGACGGTGAGCGGGGTGCTCCTGAACATGCTAGGGCAGGGCATGGTGTTGAGCTACCCGTCCTGCCTTCTGCCAGGTCTTAAGGACCCTAGCTCCAGCATCAAGGTCGACCTGGGCATGGCCTCATGGCTGG CTTCCTCGGTGGGCCTATCCAGCTTGCTGGGTTTCTTCATCTCCTCAGTGCTCATGGAGTGGTACGGCAGGAAACTGGCTCATGCCCTGGTCATCCTACCAGGCACCACCGGCTGGATCATCATATACTTCTCCAAGGACATCACAACCCTCATGATAGGCAGAATCCTCGGAGGCATCACAGCGGGAGCTACCGTCACTTTGGGCGCAGTTGTAATCGGGGAATTCACCAGCCCAGAACACAGAGGCATGTTCCTAAATCTGAAGACAGCTGCCGTATGTTTGGGCAACACTACGATGCACATTCTCGGCCATTTCTTCCATTGGAAAACCGTAGCCCTCTGTGGACTAGTGCCTCATATTGTGGCTTTATGCATCGTCTCTACGTGGCCTGAGAGTCCTGCGTGGTTAGCATCTAAAAAGAGATACGACGAAAGCGAAAAAGCATTCATTTGGTTAAGAGGCAGTAGCCAGCTACAGGAGCACTACCAGCTCGTAAAATCACAAAAAGAGCGATTAACAACCACAAATAATTCGTTCAAGGGGAAATTTTCAGATTTCATGCACAAATTGGGAAGGAGAGACTTTTTAAAACCAGCATTCATTATTTTCTTGGGTGCTATCCTTCTGGAAGCGTGTGGAAGGCACACGTTCCCTGCGTACGCTTCGACCATTATCAATGAAATCAGTGGCAGCAAGCAGCAGTCGTTCCTCTACACCATAAGCATTGATTTGATCGTGACCGCTAGTGCCATGTCCTCTTCAGTGCTGGTCAAGATGATGAAGCGGAGGACTCTTCTCTTCTCAACAGGAATATCCGCTATTTTGATGCTGTTCAGCGTTTGTACGTACCAGTATTTGGTAGGCAGATCCGTTATCCCAATGGAACACACTTGGATTCCTTTGACAATGCTCGTGATCTACTTTATATTAGCAAATCTGGGGTGTACTCCAATACCGTTTGTGATATTGGGAGAAATATTTCCGTTGGCACATAGAGGGGCGGGGGTGGCTGCGTCTGGGGTTAGTATGTCTATAGGCTTGTATGTGTTCTTAGAAGTCACGCCATACTTGTTGGCCAGCGTCGGGTTCCACGGAACCTTCGCCGTGTTTGGTGGAGCCATGTGCGTCGCCATGTTAGGCCTTTACTTCATTCTGCCAGAGACCAAAGATAGGACACTGCAGGAGATCGAAGACTATTTGAACTATGGCAAATATAGAGATGAAAAGACTGACCCTGAAGATGAGGAGGTTAGGCTCAAAATGATGAGCTAA